The genomic region CGGAATTAACACCCCTTCCAGCCAAAATCGGCGTACTTTTCGCAGTAACCCACGACGGATTTCAGCAGAGACGGAGTGACCCCGGTTGCCGGATCTACGATCTGTTCTTGTTTTGCAACGGTTTGGCTGCCAATTCATAGTTAACGAGCGTTTCTTTCGCCACGGCTTCCCAGCGAAGCTGATTCGCTGTCGATCGCCCTTTGTTATTCTCCCGCTTATTGCTCTTCAAAATAACCCCCTATGGATATATAGGGGCGATCGCGGCGATCGGTTCGTCGGGGGATTTTTGCAACGAAAATAGAGGGATTCTCGCTCGGATCTCGTTCCCGGGTCTCGATGGCTTCCCGGAAGGGTTGAAGCGTCAACCCGATCGCCTTAAGTCATGCGATCGCCTCTCAAAAATGGAGGAGATTCTTTTAAAATTCAGGAAGATTAATGGCACATACACTTACTTTTCGATCTTGACAAATTTGCCATTTTATGGATAAGAAAGCGCGCGCTCGACGACGGGCGTATAATTTCTGCTCTAGTCGGGGATAGACCCCAGGTAGAAGGCGGCGGGATCGCTTTACAGAACCGAAGGATCTTGGTTGACTGATTTGCGGGAGCGTCGCCGTATAAATATTACTGATGGCGAGGGAATGTCGTTATTGACGCAGCTCTTCGGCAATGATTACAATAAGCTGTGAATTGAACTGCGAAATCCTGCCCGATGGTCTGTCATCACGAAACAATAAGAGCAATCCTCATCTAAGTGTTGATTTTTAATACAGCTCGAGCCACAGACGGCCTGCGCTCTAAACGATTAAAACTTCACCAAAAATAAAACGCTCTAGATCGAGGGTTGAGTGCTTGAGGTTTTGTAGATTGACAATCCCCATCTAGAAAATAGCTATTTACTCAAAAAAACGGCTGTTTGTCTGGTTTTCTCTCCCCTTATCGTTGAATAGAACCGACATAGAGCGTCTTCAAACCGGGTAGCCTCTTCGTCCTCTCGCCGGGTTGGATTTCAAGAGATAGGAACGCGAATCGATCCCTCTCGAATAGAAAGGGAATGATTTTCATGAGTAGTGCTGGTTGTCAACCCCTTTTTCAAATCCACGAACCCTATTTTTTGTTGACGCTTTTTTCGAGTTCAACTTGCATTTTTACCTGATTTTTTGGCGATCGCAATGCTAAAGTTAACGGGTTATCAACCAACCCATCCCATTTACGTTGGCAGTCGTACCCTCGTGTACCGTTCGACGCGCATTGATGACGGTCGAGCAGTCATTGTTAAAGTGCTGAGGAAATCGCATCCGACCTTTAACGAATTAGTTCACTTTCGCAATCAATATCTGATTACGCGACATCTCGACCACCCGAATATCGTCCGTCCGTTAGCCTTAGAACGCTACAACAATGGCTATGCATTAGTTATGCCCGATGAAGGAGCGATCGCCCTCGGGGATTACTGGCAGCAGGGCGATCGTTCCTTAGCCGAATTCTTCGATGTTGCCCTCCAGTTAACCGAAGCGCTTCACTACCTCAACCAACAACATATTATCCATAAAGATCTCAAGCCCAATAACATTCTGATTCATCCCGAAACCCGGCAAGTCAAACTGATCGACTTCAGTATTTCGACCTTGCTAAAAAAAGAACAGCAGCAACTGAGCAATCCCAATGTTTTAGAAGGAACCCTCGCTTACCTTTCCCCCGAACAAACCGGGCGCATGAACCGGGGAGTAGACTACCGCACCGACTTCTATTCCCTCGGAGTAACCTTTTTTGAACTGCTGACTGGAGAATTACCGTTTGTCAGCGAGGATCCGATGGAAGTGGTCCATTGCCACATTGCAAAATCGCTCAACTTTCCCGACGATCGCCCCTCCAAGCCGATCCCAAAAATGCTGCAAGCGATCGTGGGCAAATTAATGGCAAAAAATGCCGAAGATCGCTATCAAAGTGGGTTGGGATTGAAATACGATCTGGAAAAATGCCAGCAAGAATTTAATCGCACGGGACAGATTTTTCCGTTCGCTCTCGCCGAATGCGATCGCAGCGATCGCTTCTTAATTCCCGAAAAACTTTACGGACGCGAACGGGAAGTGCAAACCCTGCTCGATGCCTTCGATCGCGTCGCCGACGGCACCACAGAAATCACCTTAGTCGCTGGATTTTCCGGCATTGGCAAAACCGCCGTCATCAATGAAATTCACAAACCGATCGTCAAACAACGGGGCTATTTCATCAAAGGGAAATTCGACCAATTCAACCGCAACATTCCCTTCAGTGGGTTCGTGCAAGCCTTCCGCGACTTAATGGGACAACTCCTGGGCGAATCCGACAGTCAATTAGCCATTTGGAAAACCAAAATTCTCGACGCCTTGGGAGAAAACGCCCAAGTGATTATCGATGTCGTTCCCGAACTCGAAATCATCATCGGCCCGCAGCCGTCGGTGTTGGAACTGTCCGCCAGTGCGGCGCAAAATCGCTTTAACGTACTGTTAGGAAACTTCGTGCGCGTTTTTGCCACCCGAGAGCATCCCCTGGTGTTGTTCCTCGATGACTTGCAGTGGGCCGATTCGGCATCCTTAACCCTACTCGATCGCTTAGTCAACGAATCCGAGAGCGGTTATTTGCTCGTTTTAGGGGCCTATCGCGATAACGAAGTCTTTCCCACCCATCCCTTGATGATGGCATTGGATGAAATTCGGCAAGCGGGGGCGACCCTTCATACGTTAACTTTGCTGTCGTTAACTGAAGTCGATTTGGCGCGTTTGGTTGCCGATACCTTGCTGTGTTCGCGCGAAATTGCCGCACCGTTGTCGGCGTTAATTTATCAAAACACCCAAGGCAATCCCTTTTTTGCCACCCAATTTCTCAAACGCTTGTACGAGGAAGGGGCGATCGCCTTCGAGCCCGATCTCGGTTACTGGCAGTGCGATTGGGTGCGATCGCGCGAGTTGGCGGTGACGGACGACGTGGTAGCGTTTATGGTGGAGCGCTTGCAAAAGCTGCCGCCGCCGACCCAAGAGGTGTTGAAACTGGCGGCGTGTATCGGGAATAGCTTCGATCTCACGAGCTTGGCGGTGGTGTGCGAACGCCCGGCGGAAGCGGTGGCAGTAGACTTGTGGACGGGGTTGCAAGAAGAATTCGTCTTGCCGAAAAACGAGATTTACAAATTTTTCCAGGGAGAGCCTCAAGAGGGGGAAGGGGTCGATGCGGTGACGCCGACCTATCGTTTTCTACACGATCGCGTGCAGCAAGCGGCATATTCGCTGATTCCCGAGGAGGAAAAAGCGCTCACCCATCTCAAAATCGGCCAGTTACTGCTCGGTTGCATTCCCGAAAACGAGCGGGAAGAAAACATTTTTGCGATTGTCGGTCAGCTTAACGTGGCGCGGCAATTGATTGAGGAGGAGAACGAACGGGAGAAGCTGGCGCAGTTGAATTTAACGGCGAGTCGCAAGGCGATCGCCTCTACGGCTTACGCGGCGGCTCTGGAGTACGCTCAAATCGGCATCGAACTGCTCCCAAGTCGCCCGTGGGAGGAGCAATATGAGTTGACCTTGGCGCTGCACGAACTCGCCACGGAAGCGAGCTATCTGAGTGGAGATTGGGAACGGATCGATCGCTTCGCCCGGGAAATCTCGAAGCATACTCACACGGTGTTAGAGCGGCTAAAATTATACGAGATCGAGTTAGAATCGCTCACGGCGCGGGGTCAATTGGCGGAGGCGATCGCCTCGGGATTGGCGATTTTGGCGCAAGTGGGGGTAGAATTGCCGGAAAATCCGGACGATCGCGCCGTCGGAGCCGCGTTCGAGTCCGTTTCCCGGGCGATCGGCGATCGCTCTCCGGCACAACTGCTCGACCTGCCAGAGGCCAGGGATCCCAACATTCAAGCGGCGGCGCGGATTTGGACGGCCCTCGTGCCACCGACTTACTTATCCCGACCTCGGCTTTACATCGTCGGTGCGTTAAAACAGGTGGAATTGGCGATCGCCTCCGGTCACTTGCCCGAATCTCCCTTTACCTATGCCTGTTATGGGATGTTACTGTGCGGTCTCGTCGGCGATCGGGAATTGGGTTTCCAGTTCGGTCAAGTAGCCCTCGACTTGCTGGCGCGTCAACCGCACGCCTTATTAAAAGGGAAAACTTTACAACTGGTTTATACTTTTACCCGCCACTGGAAAAGACCTCTACGGGAATCCCTCCCCGCCCTCAAAACGGCTTACGTGAGTTGTGTGGAAGTCGGCGATCTCGGATTTGCGGGCTACCCGGCGAATACCTACGCCTATTATGCCTACTATGCTGCCGAACCTTTGGCGTCTTTAGCGACGGAAATCGCCGGATACGTCCAAGCTTTAGAACAATTTCAACAACACAACACCCTGCTTTACTGCCAGATCGTGCGCCAAGCGGTTTTGAATTGGATGGGAGAAAGCGACTGTTTCACGGCGTTAATTGGCAGTGCTTACGATGAAAGAGAACAACTTGCTTTTCACGAAAGCACGGGAGATCGCTCGGGATTGGCGTTAATTTGGATCCAGAAATTAATCTTATCCTATGGCTTCGGCGAGTTCGAACAAGGGCGAGCATACAGTCAAAAAGCACGCGAGTATTTAGATGCGCTGATTGGGTTCATTCCAGAAGTGTTGAATGTTAAGAGAAATTTGACAAAAAAAGTCCCTAATCAAGTAAAATAGGGGCAATATTTCGATAAATACTTAACAATGATTGTATCAAACTTTCCTGAAATTCTCCAAAAACATCTAAGTCATCTGCCCCAAGACGATTATCCAGTACTAGACACTTTCAAGTTTGTCTCAATTTGGCTAAATTTCATTTTAGACCAGAGTCAAACAACGATGAGAAGTTTGTTTAAAAGACTAAATATTCGCGGAGAATCCGTAGATATATCAACCTTCTCAAAAGCCAGTAAAACTCGTAGTCCAGAAGTTTTTCATCGATTGTGGGATGAATTGAAAAAAGAAGTAGCCAAAAAATCCCAAAATTCAGATAAAGAGTTGATGATATTTCCTTTAGATTCAACCATTATCACTTTGACGAGTAAACTCTTATGGCATCAAGGATATCACCAATTGAAACTGTTTAGTGGCATTAACTTAGTGACAGGAAACCCAGGAGGAATATCAATTCATTTGGGTCAAGGACACGATAGCAAATATGGAAATGAAACGATAGAAGCCACGCCGGAAAACGGAGTCGCCGTAATGGATAGAGGTTTTTGCAGCTTAGAAAGAATTGCCCAACTTCAAGCTCAAAAAAATCGCTACTTCGTCTTGAGAATCCGAAAAAACATTAAATTAGAAATGTTAGAGAATGGGGAATATTTAATGGGGACAGGAACAGCACAAGTACAAGGAAGAGTAGTAATGTTTTGCGACCGGGAAGAAAAAACTGAATTTCGCTTAGTGACGAATTTGCCAGAGACAGGAGAAGGAGGAATAAGTAACGAAGAAATTGGTGAATTTTATCGACTACGCTGGCAAATTGAATTGCTGTGGAAGTTCTTGAAAATGCACTTAAAGTTGGATAAATTTATCACGAAAAATGTGAATGGAATGGAAATCCAGATTTATTGCTGTTTAATCGGATATCTAATTT from Oxynema aestuarii AP17 harbors:
- a CDS encoding IS4 family transposase; this encodes MVSNFPEILQKHLSHLPQDDYPVLDTFKFVSIWLNFILDQSQTTMRSLFKRLNIRGESVDISTFSKASKTRSPEVFHRLWDELKKEVAKKSQNSDKELMIFPLDSTIITLTSKLLWHQGYHQLKLFSGINLVTGNPGGISIHLGQGHDSKYGNETIEATPENGVAVMDRGFCSLERIAQLQAQKNRYFVLRIRKNIKLEMLENGEYLMGTGTAQVQGRVVMFCDREEKTEFRLVTNLPETGEGGISNEEIGEFYRLRWQIELLWKFLKMHLKLDKFITKNVNGMEIQIYCCLIGYLILKLVKINQEWGSSLLDKLRYLQAFMCEKISYVHWFRELVFHH
- a CDS encoding ATP-binding protein, with amino-acid sequence MLKLTGYQPTHPIYVGSRTLVYRSTRIDDGRAVIVKVLRKSHPTFNELVHFRNQYLITRHLDHPNIVRPLALERYNNGYALVMPDEGAIALGDYWQQGDRSLAEFFDVALQLTEALHYLNQQHIIHKDLKPNNILIHPETRQVKLIDFSISTLLKKEQQQLSNPNVLEGTLAYLSPEQTGRMNRGVDYRTDFYSLGVTFFELLTGELPFVSEDPMEVVHCHIAKSLNFPDDRPSKPIPKMLQAIVGKLMAKNAEDRYQSGLGLKYDLEKCQQEFNRTGQIFPFALAECDRSDRFLIPEKLYGREREVQTLLDAFDRVADGTTEITLVAGFSGIGKTAVINEIHKPIVKQRGYFIKGKFDQFNRNIPFSGFVQAFRDLMGQLLGESDSQLAIWKTKILDALGENAQVIIDVVPELEIIIGPQPSVLELSASAAQNRFNVLLGNFVRVFATREHPLVLFLDDLQWADSASLTLLDRLVNESESGYLLVLGAYRDNEVFPTHPLMMALDEIRQAGATLHTLTLLSLTEVDLARLVADTLLCSREIAAPLSALIYQNTQGNPFFATQFLKRLYEEGAIAFEPDLGYWQCDWVRSRELAVTDDVVAFMVERLQKLPPPTQEVLKLAACIGNSFDLTSLAVVCERPAEAVAVDLWTGLQEEFVLPKNEIYKFFQGEPQEGEGVDAVTPTYRFLHDRVQQAAYSLIPEEEKALTHLKIGQLLLGCIPENEREENIFAIVGQLNVARQLIEEENEREKLAQLNLTASRKAIASTAYAAALEYAQIGIELLPSRPWEEQYELTLALHELATEASYLSGDWERIDRFAREISKHTHTVLERLKLYEIELESLTARGQLAEAIASGLAILAQVGVELPENPDDRAVGAAFESVSRAIGDRSPAQLLDLPEARDPNIQAAARIWTALVPPTYLSRPRLYIVGALKQVELAIASGHLPESPFTYACYGMLLCGLVGDRELGFQFGQVALDLLARQPHALLKGKTLQLVYTFTRHWKRPLRESLPALKTAYVSCVEVGDLGFAGYPANTYAYYAYYAAEPLASLATEIAGYVQALEQFQQHNTLLYCQIVRQAVLNWMGESDCFTALIGSAYDEREQLAFHESTGDRSGLALIWIQKLILSYGFGEFEQGRAYSQKAREYLDALIGFIPEVLNVKRNLTKKVPNQVK